The Oncorhynchus tshawytscha isolate Ot180627B linkage group LG12, Otsh_v2.0, whole genome shotgun sequence genome includes a window with the following:
- the LOC112263541 gene encoding neuropilin and tolloid-like protein 2 isoform X1 produces the protein MQRAWVLLILIEEGFALAQRTKESFSQNEGNPPQNLNECGIWVRNINGGVFTSPNYPNTYPPNKECVYILEALPRQRIQLAFDKNYYMEPSFECRFDHIEVRDGPFGFSPIIDRFCGSKSPGLVTSTGRFMWIKFTSDEELEGVGFRIKYTFIADPDFHLHVGGLLNPIPDCQFEIGGYDGVIHSSQVEEEDKIKPGDALDCIWTIRAPPQSKIFIRFLEYQMEHSNECDKNFVAVYDGSSAIENLKAKFCSTVANDVMLTNGVGVVRMWADEKSRLSRFQMLFTSFVDPPCNSNTFFCHSNMCINNSLVCNGVQNCVYPWDENHCKEKKTNGLFHQITNTHGTVIGVSSGVVLVLLIISILVQMKQPRKKLVARRPVFNKAGFQEVFDPPHYELFSLRDKEISSDLADLSEELESYHKLRRSSTTSRCVHEHHCGLQASGGSMKQSRTTLSSMELSYHNDFSKPPPMKTFNSTYKKSCYGYKQTHDCAENVIEDRVMEEIPCEIYVRGGAAGPSAGPGGCGTLSSRNGGRNNTSIVDPQQRSMSMDF, from the exons ATGCAAAGAG CCTGGGTACTCCTTATTCTGATAGAAGAGGGATTTGCTCTGGCACAGAGAACTAAAG AGTCCTTTTCTCAGAATGAAGGCAATCCACCTCAGAATCTTAACGAATGTGGCATCTGGGTCCGCAACATCAACGGGGGAGTCTTCACGTCCCCCAACTACCCCAACACATACCCCCCTAACAAGGAGTGTGTTTACATCTTGGAAG ctctccctcGTCAAAGAATCCAGTTGGCCTTTGATAAGAACTACTACATGGAGCCCTCCTTTGAGTGCCGCTTTGATCACATCGAGGTGCGGGATGGTCCGTTCGGCTTCTCACCGATCATCGACCGCTTCTGTGGGTCGAAGAGCCCAGGCCTGGTCACCTCCACGGGCCGTTTCATGTGGATCAAGTTCACCAGCGACGAGGAGCTGGAGGGTGTTGGGTTCCGTATCAAATACACCTTTATAGCAG ACCCAGATTTTCATCTGCACGTGGGTGGACTGTTAAACCCTATTCCAG atTGTCAGTTTGAGATTGGTGGCTATGATGGTGTTATCCACTCCAGTCAGGTAGAAGAGGAGGATAAGATTAAGCCTGGTGACGCTCTGGACTGTATCTGGACCATCCGCGCTCCTCCTCAGTCCAAG ATTTTCATTCGCTTCCTGGAATACCAGATGGAGCACTCCAACGAGTGCGACAAGAACTTTGTGGCCGTGTACGACGGCAGCAGTGCCATCGAAAACCTAAAGGCCAAGTTCTGCAGCACCGTGGCTAACGACGTCATGCTCACCAACGGGGTGGGAGTGGTGCGGATGTGGGCCGACGAGAAGAGCCGACTCAGCCGCTTCCAGATGCTCTTCACCTCATTTGTCGACC CCCCATGCAATAGCAACACATTCTTTTGCCATAGCAACATGTGCATCAATAACTCCTTGGTGTGTAATGGGGTCCAGAACTGTGTCTACCCCTGGGATGAGAACCATTGTAAGG AGAAGAAAACCAATGGCCTGTTCCATCAGATTACTAATACCCACGGCACGGTGATCGGCGTGTCCTCAGGCGTGGTTCTCGTCCTACTCATCATCTCCATCCTGGTTCAGATGAAGCAGCCCAGGAAGAAGTTGGTAGCCCGCCGGCCAGTCTTCAACAAGGCTGGCTTCCAGGAGGTCTTTGACCCTCCCCACTATGAGCTCTTCTCCCTCCGTGACAAGGAGATCTCCTCTGACCTGGCTGACCTATCAGAGGAGCTGGAGAGCTACCACAAGCTGCGCCGCTCCTCCACCACGTCGCGCTGTGTCCACGAGCACCATTGTGGCTTGCAGGCCTCGGGAGGCAGCATGAAGCAGAGCCGCACCACCCTCAGCTCCATGGAGCTCTCCTACCACAACGACTTCTCCAAGCCCCCGCCCATGAAGACCTTTAACAGCACCTATAAGAAAAGCTGCTATGGCTACAAACAGACTCACGATTGCGCTGAGAATGTCATTGAAGACCGCGTCATGGAGGAGATCCCCTGTGAGATCTACGTCCGCGGCGGAGCGGCCGGGCCAAGTGCTGGGCCAGGAGGCTGTGGCACCCTCAGCTCCCGCAACGGGGGCCGCAATAACACCAGCATCGTCGACCCCCAGCAGCGTTCAATGTCCATGGACTTCTAG
- the LOC112263541 gene encoding neuropilin and tolloid-like protein 2 isoform X2 translates to MEPSFECRFDHIEVRDGPFGFSPIIDRFCGSKSPGLVTSTGRFMWIKFTSDEELEGVGFRIKYTFIADPDFHLHVGGLLNPIPDCQFEIGGYDGVIHSSQVEEEDKIKPGDALDCIWTIRAPPQSKIFIRFLEYQMEHSNECDKNFVAVYDGSSAIENLKAKFCSTVANDVMLTNGVGVVRMWADEKSRLSRFQMLFTSFVDPPCNSNTFFCHSNMCINNSLVCNGVQNCVYPWDENHCKEKKTNGLFHQITNTHGTVIGVSSGVVLVLLIISILVQMKQPRKKLVARRPVFNKAGFQEVFDPPHYELFSLRDKEISSDLADLSEELESYHKLRRSSTTSRCVHEHHCGLQASGGSMKQSRTTLSSMELSYHNDFSKPPPMKTFNSTYKKSCYGYKQTHDCAENVIEDRVMEEIPCEIYVRGGAAGPSAGPGGCGTLSSRNGGRNNTSIVDPQQRSMSMDF, encoded by the exons ATGGAGCCCTCCTTTGAGTGCCGCTTTGATCACATCGAGGTGCGGGATGGTCCGTTCGGCTTCTCACCGATCATCGACCGCTTCTGTGGGTCGAAGAGCCCAGGCCTGGTCACCTCCACGGGCCGTTTCATGTGGATCAAGTTCACCAGCGACGAGGAGCTGGAGGGTGTTGGGTTCCGTATCAAATACACCTTTATAGCAG ACCCAGATTTTCATCTGCACGTGGGTGGACTGTTAAACCCTATTCCAG atTGTCAGTTTGAGATTGGTGGCTATGATGGTGTTATCCACTCCAGTCAGGTAGAAGAGGAGGATAAGATTAAGCCTGGTGACGCTCTGGACTGTATCTGGACCATCCGCGCTCCTCCTCAGTCCAAG ATTTTCATTCGCTTCCTGGAATACCAGATGGAGCACTCCAACGAGTGCGACAAGAACTTTGTGGCCGTGTACGACGGCAGCAGTGCCATCGAAAACCTAAAGGCCAAGTTCTGCAGCACCGTGGCTAACGACGTCATGCTCACCAACGGGGTGGGAGTGGTGCGGATGTGGGCCGACGAGAAGAGCCGACTCAGCCGCTTCCAGATGCTCTTCACCTCATTTGTCGACC CCCCATGCAATAGCAACACATTCTTTTGCCATAGCAACATGTGCATCAATAACTCCTTGGTGTGTAATGGGGTCCAGAACTGTGTCTACCCCTGGGATGAGAACCATTGTAAGG AGAAGAAAACCAATGGCCTGTTCCATCAGATTACTAATACCCACGGCACGGTGATCGGCGTGTCCTCAGGCGTGGTTCTCGTCCTACTCATCATCTCCATCCTGGTTCAGATGAAGCAGCCCAGGAAGAAGTTGGTAGCCCGCCGGCCAGTCTTCAACAAGGCTGGCTTCCAGGAGGTCTTTGACCCTCCCCACTATGAGCTCTTCTCCCTCCGTGACAAGGAGATCTCCTCTGACCTGGCTGACCTATCAGAGGAGCTGGAGAGCTACCACAAGCTGCGCCGCTCCTCCACCACGTCGCGCTGTGTCCACGAGCACCATTGTGGCTTGCAGGCCTCGGGAGGCAGCATGAAGCAGAGCCGCACCACCCTCAGCTCCATGGAGCTCTCCTACCACAACGACTTCTCCAAGCCCCCGCCCATGAAGACCTTTAACAGCACCTATAAGAAAAGCTGCTATGGCTACAAACAGACTCACGATTGCGCTGAGAATGTCATTGAAGACCGCGTCATGGAGGAGATCCCCTGTGAGATCTACGTCCGCGGCGGAGCGGCCGGGCCAAGTGCTGGGCCAGGAGGCTGTGGCACCCTCAGCTCCCGCAACGGGGGCCGCAATAACACCAGCATCGTCGACCCCCAGCAGCGTTCAATGTCCATGGACTTCTAG